A stretch of Fusarium poae strain DAOMC 252244 chromosome 2, whole genome shotgun sequence DNA encodes these proteins:
- a CDS encoding hypothetical protein (TransMembrane:12 (i21-43o63-81i93-110o122-140i147-165o177-197i226-247o267-286i293-311o317-335i347-364o376-397i)): MAGGIPVAAPQLAGGYLKGRALIFPLALVISLFFLWGFSYGLLDVLNKHFQTVLGISRLESTGLQVMYFGGGYLLFSPIAAEVLKRRGYKQTILMGLSLYSLGAILFWPVAKSADSNANGRAVFGGFCAFVIGNPASANARLQFCQSWNGVASFIGPLIASKFFFTGENQNSLTNVQFVYLAVACAGAAVGVLFFFAKLPEISEAVIEDEAGHSNEGSIWKQYNMWFAFGAQFCYVGAQVTIATFFINYAHENGGVSTASASNMLSYALITFTVGRFFATGLAVFLRAEFIMVVYSCCAIALTAYCSAGSGAASIGVLITIFFFEAPMYPTIFALGTANLGRHTRRAAGILVMGVSGGAVFPPIQGAIADAKGTRISYVVPTIGFVYVLGYVAVCWVRGGMKVLVDKTPESQVDEITGNEKNDVIIEQHEKKASDMA, encoded by the exons ATGGCTGGCGGTATTCCTGTTGCGGCGCCTCAATTGGCCGGCGGCTACCTCAAGGGTCGCGCCCTCATCTTCCCCCTCGCCCTCGTcatctctcttttcttcctctggGGTTTCTCCTATGGTCTTCTCGATGTCCTCAACAAGCATTTCCAAACAGTTCTCGGCATCAGCCGTCTTGAGTCTACTGGCCTCCAGGTCATGTACTTTGGTGGT GGTTATTTGCTATTCTCTCCCATCGCAGCTGAGGTTCTCAAGCGACGAGGCTACAAGCAAACCATTCTGATGGGTCTCTCTCTCTACTCCCTCGGCGCCATCCTGTTCTGGCCCGTTGCCAAGTCAGCCGACTCCAATGCCAACGGACGAGCAGTATTCGGCGGCTTTTGTGCGT TCGTTATTGGTAACCCAGCCAGTGCCAACGCTCGTCTGCAGTTCTGCCAGTCTTGGAACGGTGTTGCCTCCTTCATTGGTCCCTTGATCGCCTCCAAGTTCTTCTTCACTGGCGAGAACCAGAACAGCCTTACCAATGTGCAGTTTGTCTACCTCGCTGTCGCCTGTGCTGGTGCCGCTGTTGGtgttctcttcttctttgccaAGCTTCCTGAGATCTCCGAGGCTGTTATCGAGGATGAGGCTGGACACAGCAACGAGGGTTCCATCTGGAAGCAGTACAACATGTGGTTTGCCTTTGGCGCTCAGTTCTGCTACGTTGGTGCCCAGGTCACCATTGCCACCTTCTTCATCAATTACGCTCACGAGAACGGTGGTGTTTCTACTGCCTCTGCTAGCAACATGCTTAGCTACGCTCTCATCACCTTCACCGTGGGTCGCTTCTTTGCCACCGGTCTGGCTGTCTTCCTCCGAGCCGAGTTCATCATGGTCGTCTACTCTTGCTGTGCCATCGCCCTTACTGCCTACTGCAGTGCTGGTTCCGGTGCTGCCTCCATCGGTGTTCTGATtaccatcttcttctttgaggCTCCCATGTACCCTACCATCTTCGCCCTCGGTACCGCCAACCTTGGCCGACACACTCGACGTGCTGCTGGTATTCTCGTCATGGGTGTATCAGGCGGTGCCGTGTTCCCTCCTATCCAGGGAGCCATTGCTGATGCCAAGGGCACTCGTATCAGCTATGTTGTCCCTACTATTGGCTTCGTTTACGTCCTCGGCTACGTCGCTGTGTGCTGGGTCCGTGGCGGCATGAAGGTCCTCGTTGATAAGACTCCCGAGTCTCAGGTCGATGAGATTACTGGTAACGAGAAGAACGATGTCATTATTGAGCAGcacgagaagaaggccagCGACATGGCTTAG
- the KATG2 gene encoding Catalase-peroxidase 2 (SECRETED:SignalP(1-18)), which produces MHAKSLLLATGLVPLVAGDCPFAAKRDTQQNLLPPREISEDFGRCRVASNQAGGGSRTKDFWPCQLRLDVLRQFSPQVNPLGEEFDYAEAFQSLDFEALKKDIHELLTDSQDWWPADFGHYGGLFIRMAWHSAGTYRAMDGRGGGGMGQQRFAPLNSWPDNQNLDKARRLIWPIKQKYGNKISWADLMLLAGNIALESSNFTTLGFAGGRPDTWQADESIYWGAETTFVPKGNDVRYNGSTDIYERANKLEKPLGATHFGLIYVNPEGPDGSSDPKASALDIREAFGRMGMDDEETAALIIGGHTLGKTHGAVPGKNIGPEPEAADLGEMGLGWHNSVGEGNGPNQQTSGLEVIWSKTPTKWSNHFLESLLGNKWALVESPAGAHQWEAVNGTLDYPDPFDTTKFRRATMLTSDLALINDESYLKICKRWLKNPEEMNEAFAKAWFKLLHRDLGPTSRYLGPDVPKEKFIWQDPLPERKGDIITDEDVSSLKTAILETEGLDISKLVSTAWASASTFRGTDKRGGANGARIALEPQVSWASNNPKQLKQVLSALKSVQKEFNAKSESKQVSLADLIVLGGVAAVEKAAKDAGFKDIEVPFTPGRVDATQEQTDIAQFNYLEPLADGFRNYGHGTARARTEEILVDKAALLTLTPPEMTVLVGGLRALNANFDGSSNGVLTEKKGQLTNDFFVNLLSPAFKWSKKDQRGELWTATDRATKSTKWTATRADLVFGSHAELRAISEVYGSSDAKEKFAKDFVAAWTKVMNLDRYDVKVKKGSK; this is translated from the exons ATGCACGCCAAATCTCTCTTGCTGGCTACTGGCCTTGTGCCACTTGTAGCTGGCGACTGCCCCTTCGCCGCCAAGCGTGATACACAACAGAACTTGTTGCCCCCTAGAGAAATCTCCGAAGACTTTGGACGTTGCCGTGTCGCCAGTAACCAAGCTGGTGGCGGTTCAAGAACCAAGGACTTCTGGCCTTGCCAGCTACGACTTGATGTTCTTCGACAGTTTTCGCCACAAGTCAACCCACTAGGCGAGGAGTTTGACTACGCCGAAGCATTCCAGTCTTTGGATT TCGAGGCTCTTAAGAAGGACATCCACGAGCTTCTTACTGATTCCCAGGACTGGTGGCCCGCTGACTTTGGTCACTATGGTGGTCTCTTTATCCGTATGGCCTGGCATAGCGCTGGTACTTACCGTGCCATGGACGGccgtggtggtggtggaatGGGTCAACAGCGATTCGCTCCCCTCAACAGCTGGCCTGATAACCAGAACCTTGACAAGGCCCGTCGTCTGATCT GGCCTATCAAGCAGAAGTACGGCAACAAGATCTCTTGGGCTGATCTTATGCTCCTTGCTGGTAACATCGCCCTCGAGAGCTCAAACTTCACAACTCTTGGTTTCGCTGGTGGCCGTCCTGATACATGGCAAGCCGACGAGTCCATCTACTGGGGTGCCGAGACCACTTTCGTCCCCAAAGGTAACGACGTCCGTTACAACGGTAGCACCGACATCTATGAACGCGCCAACAAGCTCGAGAAGCCTCTTGGTGCCACTCACTTCGGTCTGATCTACGTCAACCCTGAAGGTCCTGATGGCAGCTCTGACCCCAAGGCTTCCGCCCTGGATATCCGTGAGGCCTTTGGCCGTATGGGtatggatgatgaggagactGCTGCTCTTATCATTGGTGGACACACCCTTGGAAAGACCCACGGTGCTGTCCCTGGAA AGAACATTGGCCCTGAGCCTGAGGCTGCTGACCTTGGAGAGATGGGTCTCGGATGGCACAACAGTGTTGGTGAGGGCAACGGTCCCAACCAGCAGACCAGTGGTCTTGAAGTCATCTGGTCCAAGACCCCTACCAA GTGGAGCAACCACTTCCTTGAGAGTCTTCTCGGTAACAAATGGGCCCTTGTCGAGTCCCCAGCAGGCGCCCATCAGTGGGAAGCAGTCAACGGTACACTCGACTACCCCGACCCATTCGACACCACCAAGTTCCGCCGCGCTACTATGCTCACCTCCGATCTCGCCCTCATCAATGACGAATCCTACCTCAAGATCTGCAAGCGCTGGCTCAAGAACCCCGAGGAGATGAACGAGGCTTTCGCAAAGGCGTGGTTCAAGCTTCTTCACCGTGATCTTGGACCCACCTCTCGATACCTCGGACCTGATGTCCCCAAGGAGAAGTTCATCTGGCAAGATCCCCTCCCTGAGCGAAAGGGAGACATCATCACCGACGAGGATGTTTCCAGCCTCAAGACTGCTATCCTAGAGACCGAGGGTCTGGATATCTCCAAGTTGGTTTCTACTGCCTGGGCTTCTGCTTCTACCTTCCGCGGTACCGACAAGCGTGGTGGTGCCAACGGTGCTCGCATTGCTCTTGAGCCTCAGGTCAGCTGGGCCAGCAACAACCCCAAGCAGTTGAAGCAGGTCCTGTCCGCTCTCAAGAGCGTTCAGAAGGAGTTCAACGCCAAGTCCGAGTCCAAGCAGGTCTCTCTTGCCGATCTGATTGTTCTCGGTGGTGTTGCCGCTGTTGAGAAGGCTGCCAAGGACGCTGGTTTCAAGGACATCGAGGTTCCCTTCACCCCCGGTCGTGTCGATGCTACTCAGGAGCAGACCGATATCGCTCAGTTCAACTACCTTGAGCCTCTCGCAGATGGCTTCCGTAACTACGGACATGGAACTGCTCGTGCTCGTACAGAGGAGATTCTCGTCGACAAGGCCGCTCTCCTCACTCTTACCCCACCCGAAATGACCGTCCTTGTCGGTGGTCTCCGCGCTCTCAACGCCAACTTTGACGGTTCATCCAACGGTGTCTTGACTGAGAAGAAGGGCCAATTGACCAACGACTTCTTTGTCAACCTGCTTTCCCCTGCTTTCAAGTGGTCCAAGAAGGACCAGCGCGGCGAGCTCTGGACTGCCACTGACCGTGCTACCAAGTCCACCAAGTGGACTGCCACGCGTGCTGATCTTGTCTTTGGATCTCACGCCGAGCTCCGTGCTATTTCTGAAGTCTACGGCAGCTCTGATGCCAAGGAGAAGTTCGCCAAGGACTTCGTTGCTGCCTGGACCAAGGTCATGAACCTCGATCGCTACgacgtcaaggtcaagaagggAAGCAAGTAG